Within Hypomesus transpacificus isolate Combined female chromosome 10, fHypTra1, whole genome shotgun sequence, the genomic segment TCATTCCCCGCTTCTTTCAGGAttgtgagtgtttgtttgtgtatgtgtgtgtgtgtgttctctataGGGGTTAAAAATAGCTCACCCAATATTCCTGAGGAAGTGTGAAATGAAGACTGCTATAAAGAGACTGCCTTTTCTCAGTCTTACCATGGATGAGTCTGACCATGGATGAGTCTGACCATGGATGAGTCCTGATAACCAACCCTGACTCGTTAACAGTGGCGCAATctgcatacacatacatacacacacacacacacacacacacacacgcacacacccctaATATGGAGCTCTGCCTTTCTAGTAGCGTGTATGAGAATAGACAAATAACAAACCCAGAAGAGAAAGGCTGTTTTCGGTTTGTGAAATGAGCTTACAGTTGAACATGTAGATCATAATATTGTATTGGAATCAtgattttcttctttctctttgcTACACAGAGTCTGCACCTCTCGTCTCAGGACAGTCACCTGCAGCAGTCCGCCTGCCAGCCAGCcgttcgtctgtctgtctgtccatttgTCTGTCCCTCTACCTGTCAGTCCGtccatctctccgtctgtcGCCATGAAGGGCCTATCCAGCAGTCGGAGTCACCACCACATGATGAACTATGACCCCTCTTATGACGTCCTAGCCCACCATCCTGACAGGAAGCCATACCTGATTGGCCAGATGGACATGCCCATCCccatgcccctcccccacccatcaGACAACCCCTACCACTCCCAGCGCTCAGGCTACCAATCAGAGAGCAGCGTGGTGCCCTACGGAACCTTCCCCCGTCGCTATCACAGATCCTCCCACCAAGAGCTGAAGGACGAATGCAACGCCATCGTGCCCTACGGAGGGGGAATGGCCCCCAACAGGGTCCCCACCCGCCTGCCAATCAGCATCATGGAGCAGTTTGAGCGGCAGCCGTCATTGGCGAGGGACGGCTACCACACCCTGCAGTATAAGAGGACAGCCCTGGAGCAGCGAGGTGGCGTCGGAGGCGTAGGAGGGTATGGGGGGATGACGTTTGCCGTGGCGGGAGGCGGGAACAACGACAGCCCAGGCCGAATACGTCACCTGGTCCACTCAGTGCAGAAACTGTTCACCAAGTCTCACTCCCTGGAGGGGACGCACTTACAGTCCAACAAGGGCAGCGTGAACGGCAGCCGAGCCAGCACGGACGGAGACACGCCCACCCTGCGCCAGCGCAAGCGCAGCAAGAGCCGCGAGCGCTGCCGCTCGGCCGAGCCCAAGCACAGGGGCCACCCCTCAGGCTACTGGAGCTCCGACGACAACCTGGAGCGGGATTCCTACGTGTACCGAAGCCCCGCCCCTTCGCCGAGCGCCATGACGATGGGCCGCCTGCACGGGCCGGACAAGTCGCAGTCGCAGTATTTCATGGACGCCTATAGCTCGCTaagtgagcaggcgctcaaacCCTCGCGCAGCAACAATGACGTAAAATGCTCTTCTTATGTACCGTCCAATAGCCTGGTCCCCCTGGGACTGGATGGGCCAATGGTGAAGAAGAGCTCGTGGTCGTCCAGTCTCACGGTGAGCAGAGCACGTGAAGTCTACCAGAAGGCCTCGGTTAACGTAGGCCTAGATAGAGCGCTAGTGAAATCTAAGGCTTGTCAACAGGAGCGCTCATGCCAGTTCTTGCAGGTATGCATTCTTTAAAttaaccccccaacccccctctaaactaccccctgccccctgtctcacctccctctctcctccactccactccacttACTCgcacgcccctcccccctcctcccccacctcccgtCACCCCTCCTTCTGGAAAAGACCTTCAGTTTAATTTGAGTTGAGAGGAGAAGTAAGTGCAAACTCAGGAGTGGCCTTACTTTCTTaacacatttgatttgatttgacccaTTCCCTACTGGCATTATTTCCTGTTTATAAACCTTTTTGATTTAATACATTTTCCAGTTTTCGGTTTCCTAATTATTTCTcagtgatttgatttgacttggtgtgtgtgtgtttgacttgtGTGTTCTCTTCACAGGCTCTCGCCGTAGTTCAGTGAGGTCAATGTTTTTTGCCAAATCCATTACATCTGAAATTCTACTCTATAAACACAGTTAGCATAACACAATTTTGAGCACTACAGAACTGCAATCACTCAAAGTGTGTGTTATCATTTGACAATATTTGCATAATAAGCTGTagattattttattgatgataATAAGTACATCAATATTGATCTAGTTTCAAaatgcctctgtctctcactctctcacaagGCACTACACTGTGTAACCATAGAGCAGGGCAATTCCAAAAGATATATCAGATTAGCCAATTCACAGTCGTAAAACCATATTTGTTATGTTCTAGAACACAAATATGTGACGACTCTGTTAATGAGCCACATCCTCAACATGACGTATCTATCTCTCCTCACCATGGAAAACAACAGGGTGACGTATGTAGACGTATTGTATTCAGTGTTCACGTTACCATAGTAACTGCTGGTGGCAGTTCTGGATTGTGGGTTGGAGATAGCTATGTCATTACACCAAATAGATACCAATTAGAGGTCTTTATTCAAGTGCCATAAAGGAAAATGTTAAAACATCCCTTTAAAAATATCCTTTCATATTTCATATGAGTGGGCGCTTTGAAGGTTGAAACCAAACCGGCCTTGGCTCATAGAGCAGAAACCAGCGTGCAGACATGGGTCTATTTAGTGGCAAGAACTTCACACACACgtaacacagcaacacagcaataCATGTTGACTGTGTTGGTACTGTGGAATTGACAATTACAAACTGTAGTCTATAGGTCTACTGTATAGGTGTGTTATGTGGTAGAGAAACCATGTTATTGAGTCTGTGgggtgtatatatatttacatagcTAAATGCACACCCTCTTTATTTATGCATCCATGAGAATATAGAGACAGAGTCGTTAAACCTTGGCGTGTGATGACATAGAGGAGGTGTCGTCTGCATGGGCATGTGCTGCGTGCAGCAGCAGCCACTCTCTAATGACAGTCAGACTACCTCCACACTCTTGCTCTACTGTCAAGATGCTCCTTCCTAGCACTCTGACGTCAGACAgctgccagggccagggcctgggtctgggcctgggcctgggcctgggccccaTACAGAGCACAGCATCTCCCGGCCCCCTTCTCTGACTCATGTAATTACTAACTGCTCTCAGGAGTGGGGTTCACTCTTCAGAGGGTTGTTATACCAGGAGTACAGCTAGAATTCTCATAGTTTATACATGGTGAATGTACCCTGGGATGCATCCTGGCTGTGCGGTGGACAAACCACCCTCTGATCTAAGGATGGGAAGGTCCCTAGCTCCGACTGAACTGAATCCAGTCTGAATTGGACTGCTTCATTCTGGAATAAGATCTTTTGATTTGATGAAACCATCGACCCTGTTTGTTTAGATAGAGCACATCAGATCTAGATAGAGCACATCAGATCTAGATAGAGCACAGTAGATCTGGATAGAGCACAGTGGTTCCACATAGAGCACAGTAGATCTGGATAGAGCACAGTCAGCAATCCTCTGTGGGGATCTGTTTGATAAAGCTTTGCTCCTGGCAAACAGATGCCCAAGTTGCCAGGGAAATGTGTGTGGTGTAATCAACCGAACAAAGTCATTCCAACCTCTCTGTTAATTAATATACAGTACTccatgagaaagagagggtgagagggagagacacacaaagaggaagagattcagagacaggaagacgTTTTCGTTTAATCCACCCTCGTGTGCTTGTCGGATACTCGGGGTGCACTGGATGTGGTTCGACGGTGCGGCCCCCCCGGGCGGGTGGACGGAGCCTGGGAGGTTCGACACGCAGTCCTCTATGGAGGAGACGTCTGACCCCCCACTGTCCCCCCCGCCACTGCAGGTCCCTCAGGACGAATGGAGCGGCTTCACGCCCCTGGGGAAGGAGGACGACATACCGTGCCGGCGTATGCGCAGCGGCAGCTACGTGAAAGCGATggccgaggaggaggacagcggGGACTCAGAGGGCAGTCCCAAACCCTCCCCCAAGGCACAGGCTCGCCGCGCCAGCTACCTGAAAGCCACTCAGCCCTCACTGACCGAGATGACCGCAATACAGTACGTATGTCCTCCTACCCTCTGAGAGAACGGTGCCCTAAAGGAACCGTGGAACCGTGAAGCGTTATTTTACTGTGGAGACCTTTGAGAAAGCCTGCAAGAACAATTCAAACAAAGGGTTCTAGCTACACAATATAATTCTCATAGTTCTCTACAAGTAAACAAAGCCTTCTCTGCTTTTGAATTAACTGGGCAGGTGGAGCCATGGGGTGGGGTGAAATTGGTCCGGATCTGACTGTTAGGGTGATTATCCTGACAGAACTCAGTCGCGCTATTAGTTTCAGTTCTGTTGTATTGCATTACCACTGCAATCTTTACATGCACTGCTCATGGTCAGACTATCTAGGTCTTACGCTTTACTTGATTTAGAGATTAATCACAGCACCACTTAAGTAGCAAAGAGCCAGCCCAATGTCTGACTATGTGATTTAACCCCCTCTCAGTTTgagtcaagatcataaatattttaattaatttATTAATTTTCATTTGATCTGGCATTTAAGCATAGTTTCATTTGTTTCCTTCATGTACAGGGGAACCTGCACAGTATAAAACACAAATCCACTCTTAAATTAACGTGATAGTATGGCATCTAAAAATGACAGGCTGTTTGGAGTTATCAACAAATAAGACATAATGATACCGTAGATCAGGTTTTAATAAAAATGGGGACGGCTCACAAATCTCTTTccgcagtctctctctcctgtctctctacgtctctctctctcctatctctctaagggtctctctctcctgtttctctaagggtctctctctctcctgtttctctAAGGGgcactctctcctgtctctctttttctctgtctatctctgtctctcaacctctcactctctccttctctctctatagACAGACTGACAGTGCACTCACTAGCTAGCTGCCTAGATTCTCCCCAGAAATACACCACGCCGCTTACTAATTAAAGACCTGCACTGCCATAGAAGGTATGAATAATTACACCCATTAGCCAGGGGACTTCTTTAAAAGTGCCTTGCTGCTATAATGAAACTCAATTTCCCTACTGTTTCACGATAACGCAGCTGGCAGCTTGGGCTTTGTCATCGCCCAGCATTCTCCTACAGCATAAATCCATATCATCCTGGTGTTCTGATGGTTTTTGAAAGAAGTAAAATTGTCATTGATGGGTGTTAAGTTTGTTTTGGATGTATATTAAATGTGCTACTGTATTACTGTCCAGAATCCCTGTATTACAGCATCTACTGCAAGTTATTTCATGAGTGTAATACATTATGTTAATGTAATGCCATACAATAATCTAAATACAAAAAGGTTAACAGCATGCATGTCCAGAGAGACCACCCTAGAACTAACTTTGAGGAATGCCATGTTGGTTTATTCCAcaccactgacatcacacaTAAACAAATCCCTTAAGCTTCCAActatacactctctctctcctcctcacactgTCTTACTGTCTCGCCTCGCTGTCCTCCTTCAAGCGCTTAGTCCCAACTTCCAGTGGGCTTACAGAGAGTGGCGGGGGGGGTTCAGTTGGAGGTTTGGACCTAAGCTCCTCGACGAGCCTGCAGGCTTTCCTGCCCAAGATCTAGAAGAAGACAGCCAGTTCCCAGATGTTGCAAAATAGAACTCATTCTGCTTGGCTGTACCGTTTGACCACACCGAGGCCCCAATCGGCCTGAGCTgagttgtctgtctgtctgctccgcCTCTACGCAGCCTTGCCCAGCTGAGCCAAGACGATCCCAACCCTAACCTCTCCCAACATTTCCTCAGCCCAGCTCCATCCTATCTttcccctgcccagcccaggtgagatgtctgtctgtctctctgtctgtctgtctggcttccCTCCTACctttctcccaccccccccccccccccccccctcggccaGCCTAGCCGAGGTGTGTTCCTGTCAGCAGGCTGGCAGTGAAGAGAAAGTGAGTGGGCGGTCTTAAGTGTGTTTAGCTGTTCCTCCTTAGCCCTCTGGCCGCTCGACCTGCTCCATGGGAGAGTAGGCATAATCAAGTTGGTGTTGGCAGCTGTGGCCAGGGGCTATTTTAGGAGTGGACTATGCATTATGCACAGTCCGGGTGTGGAGTCACTTGAAGTGAGTCAATCACAAAAATGTGCTGCTCAGCAACCAGGGTACTTCATCTGTGTTAGGCTACTGAACACACTGGTCTGCTGTGAGATATGTTTACATGTTGGTGGGTTAAAGATGTGTCTGTTTCGACTAAACAGGAATTTAAATTGTTGAATGATATTAAAATGGGTTGACAGCAAGATTTTGAGGTTACACCTTAAATGATATTCCGaagtacattttttatttgagaTATTCTTGGATTCTGCTTTTTTCCCCTCCGTCAGGGAACAGAGAATGTGGCTTATATTCTGCCTGCTTCTTCTACCTGTCCCAGAACCTTCCAGACTGTTCCTCTAacatgtctcctctcctcctcccatggCTGCTGTGTCAGGATCTCCAGTGAGCACTCTCCCAAGCTGCAGATCCGGAGTCACAGCTACCTGCGGGCGGTGAGTGAAGTTTCCATCAATAGGAGCCTGGACACCCTGGATCCCAAAACGCTCCTGGACCCCAAAAGCCTGCTGTCCTCCCCCCAATACCGCTCACGAAACGAGAGCTACATGAGGGCTATGAGCACCATCAGTCAGGTTGGTGCTGCCTCCGTCTCCACACCGTCTCTGGTCAGACCTGGGTCAAACACACTGCTGTCACATCCCTCCACGGCTCGCTCTGTTGAAATGTTGCAGGGTTTGTGGGGGCCTGGCTTTCATCTCATACCGAGTGAGGAAAATCCAGTGCACCCAAAGTATTTGACTGCTCGATGGTGTTTGCCCCAGGCCTGCCTGTGATGTCTGGTACCTGTACGTGCGCCCCCTATGGGCcgtgcaggggaggagagtcATGTCAGAGTCACAGTCTCCAAATCAGTCATGATATCTGCCACAGAAAATTCATCCGCCCACTGGTGAGATGAATTTCGGTTCAGATGTTTGTCAATGTTCTGCCACAAGCCATCCAGAAGTGACAAAGTGAACAGACACCAGCCCGGCCTCTGCATTGTACATGATACTGTCCATCCATTAACTGAGAGGACACATCACACTGGTAATACTAGCGGATCTAAACAGGTTTTATCTGTTGTCTTTGTACAGAACAATATAGCTATATTACGTAATAGCAAAGCATTCTAATAACAAAAATCATCATCCATTTCCCATTACATCAAATAAGCATGCAGCTGATTAAATTCCAGGCTGATAGATTTAAAAGCAGCATAAACAGCAAGCTGTAGGCTGAGGCAACAAATCGTTATCTTAAATGTCATTTCCAATGACAAGCTGTCCACATTTTGCGCTGTGATTTCCATGCCTACAGTACTATTTAGACCACTGTGAAAAAGTCCAAGTTTGAATTGCAGCTTGAGTTAGCTGAGTCTCTCTAGCTCTCGTTTATTCGTGTTTGAACCACCTTCGCCCTAAGCCCTCAGTAAAGCAACCTTCCTGAACCTGGTAGCCCCATGTCTCTGCACCCTCATcctgcctgtctcctccctggcctccgcCATGTCCTTGACCCCTGGATGATACCTCCACACTTGTCGacatcctcctcaccctcctcctctcccaccctttcTGACTCTTCCTCCTCGTGCTAATACTTGCTCCAGGGCCTTGTTTGCATGCTCTAAAAATGCCTCCtctttttccccccctccttGAGGGGTTTCGTATGTTCGATGATTGGTTTGAGATCTCTCTCTTGGGGCAGATCTGGGATCAGCTTAGCCTTTCCAGCTCCCCCTCACAACCACCGAGGAGGATGTGTTACGCTGACCCTAGATTACCAAGGGGAAATCTCAATCCACTTCCTGGTTCCCACTACTTCCTGTTGCCTTGTGCTGCTTCCTGTTATTGTTTACACTTTCTGATGATGTCAGTGTTTACACCTCCCCGTCATGCAGGGCAGAGGTAAGTCATGTGACGCTCATACAAGGAAGTGAGACTAATGTCTGTGTTCGGCCGTgctgctcccctctgccccctccccccgcgcGGCCGTCACACGACCGCCCTCCCCAGGTGAGCGAGGTGGAGGTGAACGGGCAGATCGAGGAGGTGTGCGCGCAGGTGTTCAGCGAGATGGAGTCCCAGGCCATGGACGCCCTGGACCTGCCGGTGCCCGGATGCTTCCGCATGCGCAGCCACAGCTACGTGCGCGCCATCGACCAGGGCTGCTcccaggacgaggaggacggcttgctgctgccctcctcccccccacgcaccaccaccaccacggtcAGGACCATCCAGAGCAGCACAGGTGGGTCAGCGCGGGCAAACGAGAACACGTGACACGGAACGCTAC encodes:
- the dlgap1a gene encoding disks large-associated protein 1 isoform X1 yields the protein MKGLSSSRSHHHMMNYDPSYDVLAHHPDRKPYLIGQMDMPIPMPLPHPSDNPYHSQRSGYQSESSVVPYGTFPRRYHRSSHQELKDECNAIVPYGGGMAPNRVPTRLPISIMEQFERQPSLARDGYHTLQYKRTALEQRGGVGGVGGYGGMTFAVAGGGNNDSPGRIRHLVHSVQKLFTKSHSLEGTHLQSNKGSVNGSRASTDGDTPTLRQRKRSKSRERCRSAEPKHRGHPSGYWSSDDNLERDSYVYRSPAPSPSAMTMGRLHGPDKSQSQYFMDAYSSLSEQALKPSRSNNDVKCSSYVPSNSLVPLGLDGPMVKKSSWSSSLTVSRAREVYQKASVNVGLDRALVKSKACQQERSCQFLQVPQDEWSGFTPLGKEDDIPCRRMRSGSYVKAMAEEEDSGDSEGSPKPSPKAQARRASYLKATQPSLTEMTAIQISSEHSPKLQIRSHSYLRAVSEVSINRSLDTLDPKTLLDPKSLLSSPQYRSRNESYMRAMSTISQVSEVEVNGQIEEVCAQVFSEMESQAMDALDLPVPGCFRMRSHSYVRAIDQGCSQDEEDGLLLPSSPPRTTTTTVRTIQSSTVSSCITTYKKTPPPVPPRTSTCSTSSSPLAALSSKPFISITAQSSTESAQDAYMEGSGHRGDMCIQSALSNSTESIDSMKALTAAIEAANAQVHGPASQHVSNSTITISTTAAPALARSPQLSDDSRKEAFHKGRCLSIGIQVDGPEEVLDMDDQSKFQSIGVQVEDERGYRRFTRSNSVTAAVQADLDLPELLDSPPLLDSPDTDLPSLPSSGCVSRQYSRDAATSTVSIQGSGNHYHACTSDDYEDVVGFDPSILPPPDPWIDSVTEDPLEVVQRVVCQRDGRWFLKLLQAETERMEGWCRQMEVDEQENDLPDDILGKMRSAVGSAQLLMSQKFQQFRELCEENLNPKAHPRPISQDLAGFWDMLQLSIENISLKFDELHQLRANNWRPLDPPPERKERRVPPPVPKKPPKGHPPLARDRSLESSEKQRLDARKRLMAAKRAASVRQNSATESADSIEIYIPEAQTRL
- the dlgap1a gene encoding disks large-associated protein 1 isoform X2, producing the protein MKGLSSSRSHHHMMNYDPSYDVLAHHPDRKPYLIGQMDMPIPMPLPHPSDNPYHSQRSGYQSESSVVPYGTFPRRYHRSSHQELKDECNAIVPYGGGMAPNRVPTRLPISIMEQFERQPSLARDGYHTLQYKRTALEQRGGNNDSPGRIRHLVHSVQKLFTKSHSLEGTHLQSNKGSVNGSRASTDGDTPTLRQRKRSKSRERCRSAEPKHRGHPSGYWSSDDNLERDSYVYRSPAPSPSAMTMGRLHGPDKSQSQYFMDAYSSLSEQALKPSRSNNDVKCSSYVPSNSLVPLGLDGPMVKKSSWSSSLTVSRAREVYQKASVNVGLDRALVKSKACQQERSCQFLQVPQDEWSGFTPLGKEDDIPCRRMRSGSYVKAMAEEEDSGDSEGSPKPSPKAQARRASYLKATQPSLTEMTAIQISSEHSPKLQIRSHSYLRAVSEVSINRSLDTLDPKTLLDPKSLLSSPQYRSRNESYMRAMSTISQVSEVEVNGQIEEVCAQVFSEMESQAMDALDLPVPGCFRMRSHSYVRAIDQGCSQDEEDGLLLPSSPPRTTTTTVRTIQSSTVSSCITTYKKTPPPVPPRTSTCSTSSSPLAALSSKPFISITAQSSTESAQDAYMEGSGHRGDMCIQSALSNSTESIDSMKALTAAIEAANAQVHGPASQHVSNSTITISTTAAPALARSPQLSDDSRKEAFHKGRCLSIGIQVDGPEEVLDMDDQSKFQSIGVQVEDERGYRRFTRSNSVTAAVQADLDLPELLDSPPLLDSPDTDLPSLPSSGCVSRQYSRDAATSTVSIQGSGNHYHACTSDDYEDVVGFDPSILPPPDPWIDSVTEDPLEVVQRVVCQRDGRWFLKLLQAETERMEGWCRQMEVDEQENDLPDDILGKMRSAVGSAQLLMSQKFQQFRELCEENLNPKAHPRPISQDLAGFWDMLQLSIENISLKFDELHQLRANNWRPLDPPPERKERRVPPPVPKKPPKGHPPLARDRSLESSEKQRLDARKRLMAAKRAASVRQNSATESADSIEIYIPEAQTRL